The following are encoded together in the Candidatus Methylomirabilis oxygeniifera genome:
- a CDS encoding putative response regulator in two-component reguatory system, sigma54 dependent transcriptional regulator (Evidence 3 : Function proposed based on presence of conserved amino acid motif, structural feature or limited homology; Product type pr : putative regulator) has protein sequence MPKLGRVLVIDDEVDMLENCARLLTRFGYEAMTEAESGKAATLYERERPDLVLTDLRMPGLDGLGVLQAIRAIDPEATVILITAFATIETAVEAIKEGAFDYLPKPFSADQLRVCVERAMDRRRLREENRRLLEQLTETHRFDNIIGRSLPMLQVFETIKKVAKSEANILIIGETGTGKELIARSLHVNSRRATGPFIPVDCVSLPENLLESELFGHEKGAFTGAQATRPGLFEFASGGTIFLDEVGDISLNLQAKLLRVLQERQVRRVGSNRMIEVDVRVISATNHDLAQAVAMGRFREDLYYRLNVISLPLPPLRDRAGDIQLIAHHYLTKYAAGSEKEVKGVTPEAMRLLEAHSWPGNVRELQNVMERAVVLAEHELVRPQDLPEQIRIKAEAALLVSPNELPLKRAKEVWAGSFERDYLVRLLKRHDGNISQAAKAACVDRKTVHRLMKKYGIKLP, from the coding sequence ATGCCGAAGCTAGGCCGAGTACTGGTGATCGATGACGAAGTGGACATGCTCGAAAACTGCGCCAGGCTGCTCACTCGCTTTGGCTACGAGGCGATGACCGAGGCCGAGAGCGGCAAGGCAGCCACGCTGTACGAGCGGGAAAGGCCGGATTTGGTGCTCACCGATCTTCGCATGCCGGGCCTTGACGGCCTGGGCGTCCTCCAGGCGATTCGGGCAATCGATCCCGAAGCGACCGTAATCCTGATCACCGCCTTTGCCACGATCGAGACCGCCGTCGAAGCGATCAAAGAAGGCGCATTCGATTATCTGCCCAAGCCGTTTTCGGCTGATCAACTCAGGGTCTGTGTCGAGCGGGCGATGGACCGGCGTCGTTTGCGGGAAGAGAACCGGCGACTTCTGGAGCAACTGACCGAGACCCATCGGTTCGACAATATCATCGGCAGGAGCCTGCCGATGCTCCAGGTCTTTGAGACCATCAAGAAGGTGGCGAAGAGCGAGGCCAACATCCTGATCATCGGTGAGACCGGGACCGGCAAAGAGCTGATCGCCAGGAGTCTCCATGTCAACAGCCGTCGGGCGACCGGTCCGTTCATCCCCGTTGATTGCGTCTCGCTTCCGGAGAACCTGTTGGAGAGTGAACTGTTCGGACACGAGAAGGGCGCGTTCACGGGAGCGCAGGCGACTCGTCCCGGGCTGTTTGAATTTGCCAGCGGTGGGACCATCTTCCTGGATGAAGTGGGCGACATCAGCCTGAATCTTCAGGCGAAGCTGCTGAGAGTCCTGCAGGAACGTCAGGTGCGACGGGTCGGCTCAAACCGAATGATCGAGGTGGACGTGCGCGTCATCTCGGCCACCAACCACGACCTGGCTCAGGCCGTCGCCATGGGCAGATTTCGGGAAGACCTCTATTATCGCCTGAACGTCATCTCGCTTCCGCTGCCGCCCCTGCGCGATCGTGCGGGAGATATTCAGTTGATTGCGCATCACTACCTGACAAAATATGCAGCCGGCAGCGAGAAGGAAGTCAAAGGCGTCACGCCGGAGGCAATGCGGCTCCTGGAGGCGCACAGTTGGCCTGGGAACGTTCGCGAACTTCAGAATGTCATGGAGCGAGCGGTGGTCCTGGCCGAACACGAGCTGGTCCGGCCGCAGGATCTACCGGAACAGATCCGCATAAAGGCCGAAGCCGCCTTGCTGGTGTCGCCGAATGAACTGCCGCTCAAGCGGGCAAAAGAGGTGTGGGCCGGCTCATTTGAGCGGGACTATCTGGTCCGGCTCCTCAAGCGGCATGACGGCAATATCTCGCAAGCCGCAAAGGCTGCCTGTGTGGACCGAAAGACAGTCCATCGCCTGATGAAGAAATATGGGATCAAGCTCCCATAG